A stretch of DNA from Rattus rattus isolate New Zealand chromosome 1, Rrattus_CSIRO_v1, whole genome shotgun sequence:
GAGTCTGAGGAAACGagaccctcaaaaaaaaaaaaacaaaaaaaaaaaaaacagagaaagaaagaggctgtTTTGTATTGCATGGAAGCTATGTAGAATTCAGTTGGGGTGACCATAAAGTTTTATTGACACTCATACTGGAAAGAGGAGGGTTGGAGTCACAAGGACTAAGCTACCACACTTCCCCATGAGTTCTGTGGTGGCAACTGTTCCTGGAGCCCCCATACCAGGctctgtgtgttggggggtagACTgacatccttctccatctctcccctgTGTTCCTCAAGCCAGCGGCATCCTGAAAGGGTTTGACCCACTGCTCAACCTGGTGCTGGATGGGACCATTGAATACATGCGAGGTGAGCTGGCAGAGGTTGTTGGAGAGATGACACTGGGCCTGTGGGGTCAGACTATGCCAGGTGGTGACTTAGGGTGCAGGCCACTGGCTAGTTGCTGCAGTGTCTGATCGCCACGGGGATGACAACCTTACCAAGAGGGCCCCAGGCTTGAGACTTCCAGCTTATTCTCCTCAGTCCTCAGGGGACAGCAGGAGTGGTGGCCACTGTCCTCTGCCAGCAATGTCTGCCTGCATCAGGGACTCCAGAGCTCATGGGATCTCGGCTCTGTGTAATGCCACCCAGTAATGCCCTAAGCAAATCCCCCACCAACAGGTTACCCCTCTGCAGCCCAGAAGACAATTATGTCTAATTGCTTACCATCTCCACCTGCTGTCCTCTCTCTTCAGTGCCTCTGCGCCCGACAGATACCCCTTAGTGTTCATGGGGTCAGCATGGGCCCTTTAGGGTTCTCGAAGCATCCTGGAAATGGCTTCAGCTACCCTCACGGTGGTGTGGTGTAAGCTCTGCTGGTCCGGGTGTTCAGAGCATCCCGGAAAGAACTGTGAATGAGAACTGCTAGGGCCCCTCTGAGGTACTGGCTGTGGCATGCTCATGGAAGGATACACCCTTAATTCCTCCTGCTTGTCACCCCCCCAGACCCTGATGACCAGTACAAGCTGACGGAGGACACGCGGCAGCTGGGGCTCGTAGTGTGCCGTGGCACCTCGGTGGTGCTCATCTGCCCGCAGGATGGCATGGAGGCCATCCCTAACCCCTTTGTGCAGCAGCAGGACACTTAGCAGCGGTGGAGGGTGGCCCAGCCCCAGGGGCCTTCCTTCTGTGGGGTGAACTTCTGTTTGAtgtcttggtct
This window harbors:
- the Lsm7 gene encoding U6 snRNA-associated Sm-like protein LSm7 isoform X3, encoding MADKEKKKKESILDLSKYIDKTIRVKFQGGREASGILKGFDPLLNLVLDGTIEYMRDPDDQYKLTEDTRQLGLVVCRGTSVVLICPQDGMEAIPNPFVQQQDT
- the Lsm7 gene encoding U6 snRNA-associated Sm-like protein LSm7 isoform X1, coding for MARPTFQQDKEKKKKESILDLSKYIDKTIRVKFQGGREASGILKGFDPLLNLVLDGTIEYMRDPDDQYKLTEDTRQLGLVVCRGTSVVLICPQDGMEAIPNPFVQQQDT
- the Lsm7 gene encoding U6 snRNA-associated Sm-like protein LSm7 isoform X2, whose protein sequence is MAQDKEKKKKESILDLSKYIDKTIRVKFQGGREASGILKGFDPLLNLVLDGTIEYMRDPDDQYKLTEDTRQLGLVVCRGTSVVLICPQDGMEAIPNPFVQQQDT